In the Dethiosulfovibrio peptidovorans genome, one interval contains:
- a CDS encoding C4-dicarboxylate ABC transporter permease, with product MTAAVLFSSLVILFGINVPIAVAIGLSSLVAVLVSGSVPPVLVVQKMITATDSFPLMAVPFFLLAGSLMEYGGISKRLVDLANAFVGQFSGGLAFVAIVASLFFGAISGAAVPTVAAIGSLLIPAMVRKGYASPFAAAVEASAGTLGVMIPPSIPMILYGTLTGVSIGALFMGGIIPGILVGLSLMFVAWKISRRKGYRGDEKMSREERREAFKDAMPALLMPIIILGGIYGGIFTPTEAAVIAVVYGFVVGTWVYKALKFVVIREILITSVVGTSIVMFIISTCSVFSWILTAEEIPLAVAKSLLSVSSNPVIIFTLINVLLLIVGTFMETVAAIIILVPVLLPVLGQIGVDPLHFGIVMVVNLAVGMVTPPLGVCLFVGCSISGVTLEEITRAIWPFILIMILDILILTYIPALSTLLPHLAGLY from the coding sequence ATGACGGCGGCGGTTCTTTTTTCATCTTTGGTTATCCTCTTCGGGATCAACGTCCCCATCGCCGTGGCTATCGGTCTATCGTCCTTGGTGGCCGTCCTCGTCTCCGGCTCAGTGCCGCCCGTCCTGGTCGTCCAGAAGATGATCACCGCCACAGACTCCTTCCCGCTTATGGCCGTGCCCTTTTTTCTTCTTGCAGGATCTCTCATGGAGTACGGGGGGATCTCAAAAAGGCTCGTCGACCTCGCTAACGCCTTCGTCGGTCAATTCTCCGGAGGGTTGGCATTTGTGGCCATCGTTGCCAGTCTGTTTTTTGGAGCTATCTCTGGAGCCGCTGTTCCGACGGTTGCCGCGATCGGATCGCTTCTCATCCCCGCGATGGTCCGAAAGGGGTACGCTAGCCCCTTCGCCGCTGCTGTGGAGGCCAGCGCCGGAACCTTAGGCGTGATGATCCCCCCCAGTATACCCATGATTCTGTACGGGACCCTCACTGGGGTCTCTATCGGAGCTCTCTTCATGGGTGGTATTATCCCCGGCATTTTAGTGGGACTGTCTCTTATGTTCGTCGCCTGGAAAATCTCACGCCGAAAAGGCTATAGAGGCGACGAGAAAATGTCCAGAGAAGAGAGGCGGGAGGCCTTCAAGGACGCCATGCCGGCCCTGCTCATGCCCATTATCATCCTGGGGGGTATTTACGGCGGTATCTTCACCCCTACCGAGGCAGCCGTCATAGCTGTCGTCTATGGCTTCGTCGTGGGAACCTGGGTCTACAAAGCCTTGAAGTTTGTGGTCATTCGGGAGATCCTCATCACATCCGTGGTCGGGACCTCCATTGTCATGTTCATCATATCAACCTGCTCGGTCTTCAGCTGGATATTAACGGCTGAGGAAATTCCCCTTGCGGTTGCCAAAAGTCTTTTGTCTGTATCATCAAACCCCGTGATTATTTTCACCTTGATCAACGTCCTTCTTCTGATCGTCGGGACCTTTATGGAGACTGTCGCAGCCATCATCATCCTTGTTCCCGTACTCCTCCCCGTCTTAGGACAGATTGGCGTGGATCCTCTTCATTTTGGCATCGTCATGGTGGTGAACCTAGCTGTAGGTATGGTAACTCCTCCCCTGGGTGTCTGCCTGTTTGTAGGGTGCAGTATCTCCGGGGTTACCTTGGAGGAGATTACACGGGCCATCTGGCCTTTCATACTGATCATGATCCTGGATATTCTCATCCTCACCTATATCCCGGCTCTGTCTACTCTTCTTCCCCATCTGGCTGGTCTGTATTGA
- a CDS encoding C4-dicarboxylate ABC transporter substrate-binding protein, with translation MKYFEIVVRALNRFVEGCASALLVAMVVIVFLQVLFRFVIRSSLPWSEEAARYILVWLSFLGASIAVRRHGHVGVEALVKLLGATPRRMVSMVALFMALLFFGFLAVYGFKILGMVFYQSSPAMEISMAIPYSALFGGAILMTIYTTFDLLSVLFDRGGDTL, from the coding sequence ATGAAGTATTTTGAGATTGTCGTCCGAGCCCTCAACCGATTTGTTGAGGGGTGTGCCAGCGCTCTTTTGGTCGCTATGGTGGTTATCGTCTTTTTGCAGGTTCTCTTTCGATTTGTCATCAGGTCGTCCCTACCCTGGTCTGAGGAGGCAGCCAGATATATTCTGGTCTGGCTCTCGTTTCTTGGGGCCAGCATCGCCGTTCGGAGGCACGGACACGTGGGTGTCGAGGCGCTGGTCAAGCTGCTCGGGGCAACCCCTCGGCGTATGGTCTCCATGGTGGCTCTTTTCATGGCCCTGCTATTCTTCGGATTTCTGGCAGTCTACGGCTTTAAGATTCTAGGCATGGTCTTCTACCAGAGTTCCCCCGCGATGGAAATATCCATGGCCATTCCGTACTCAGCTCTCTTCGGAGGAGCGATCTTGATGACCATCTATACCACCTTCGACCTGTTAAGTGTACTGTTTGATCGAGGCGGTGATACCCTATGA
- a CDS encoding C4-dicarboxylate ABC transporter substrate-binding protein, with product MKKSFLQVVILAVLSLTLIFCCSALAADKSFSLKLGHSVPMTHPYHLGAEKFKEMVEKETNGAVSIRIFPNNQLGSGERDLLEGMQLGTVDLVVSSTGPMSGFEKKFMLFDFPFLFRDKNHAYKTLDGPIGQYVMGLLEKKGIKGLAWYENGFRHLTNSKRAVKTPEDAEGLKLRTMENKVHMAIWKALGADPTPMAWGELFTALQQGVVDGQENPVPVVYTSKLYEVQGHFALTGHVFSPSMLLISKRVWDKMPEEYRDVLLQAAQESAVFERSEITRMEDEQVAKLKELGMTVTYPDKEPFLKKTKVVYDQFREQLGDDGKLLDQILSE from the coding sequence ATGAAAAAATCTTTCTTGCAAGTTGTCATTCTAGCCGTTCTGTCGCTTACGCTTATCTTCTGTTGTTCTGCCCTCGCTGCTGATAAGAGCTTCTCTCTAAAGCTTGGTCATTCCGTACCGATGACTCACCCGTATCATCTGGGAGCTGAGAAGTTCAAGGAAATGGTTGAGAAGGAAACAAACGGAGCCGTCTCAATTCGGATCTTTCCCAATAACCAACTGGGTTCAGGCGAACGGGACCTACTCGAGGGGATGCAGCTGGGGACGGTCGACCTCGTCGTATCATCCACAGGGCCGATGAGTGGTTTCGAGAAGAAGTTCATGCTTTTCGATTTCCCCTTCCTCTTCCGAGACAAAAATCACGCATACAAGACCTTGGACGGTCCTATCGGTCAGTACGTGATGGGCCTTTTAGAGAAAAAAGGCATCAAAGGCCTGGCCTGGTACGAGAATGGCTTCCGCCACCTCACCAACTCCAAACGGGCCGTCAAAACCCCCGAGGATGCTGAGGGACTGAAGCTTCGGACGATGGAGAACAAGGTCCATATGGCCATATGGAAGGCCTTGGGTGCCGACCCCACTCCCATGGCATGGGGGGAGCTTTTCACCGCCCTTCAACAGGGCGTGGTCGATGGTCAGGAAAACCCTGTTCCTGTCGTCTACACATCCAAACTATACGAGGTACAAGGTCATTTTGCTCTAACCGGACACGTGTTTTCACCATCCATGCTCCTGATCAGCAAGCGAGTATGGGACAAGATGCCCGAGGAATATCGGGATGTCCTTCTGCAAGCCGCCCAGGAGTCAGCTGTTTTCGAGCGATCAGAGATCACCAGGATGGAGGACGAGCAGGTGGCTAAACTGAAGGAGTTAGGTATGACCGTTACGTACCCCGATAAGGAGCCTTTCCTGAAGAAGACTAAGGTAGTCTACGACCAGTTCAGGGAGCAACTCGGCGATGACGGGAAGCTCTTAGACCAGATCCTGTCGGAGTAA
- a CDS encoding 2-dehydropantoate 2-reductase, whose amino-acid sequence MKFVILGAGAMGCLYGGKLSEAGYDVVLLDVWKDHVEAINDNGLKIEGIGGNRVIDGIRACTDPLLAGEADIVFVFVKSSYTAEAMESARCLMGQKTKILTLQNGLGNVDVLSSLVGQDRIIAGTTAHGATLLGPGRIRHAGQGDTIIGTLNGSNRDSLDELASCLEQAGFATQLSSNIQGVLWDKLVVNVGINALTALTGLTNGALLEYKETEELLEKAVAEALDVGKAKGVRFISSDPAEHVKEVCRKTSANLSSMLQDVGNSRKTEIDVINGAIVREGEGLGVITPVNRVLYNLIKVKEMRYGSN is encoded by the coding sequence ATGAAGTTTGTCATCCTTGGTGCAGGCGCCATGGGATGTCTGTACGGAGGTAAGCTATCTGAGGCTGGATACGATGTGGTTCTCCTCGATGTCTGGAAGGATCACGTCGAAGCCATAAACGACAACGGGCTGAAGATAGAAGGTATCGGAGGCAATCGGGTTATAGACGGGATCAGAGCCTGCACGGACCCTCTTCTTGCTGGAGAGGCAGACATCGTTTTCGTCTTCGTAAAATCTTCGTATACTGCCGAAGCCATGGAAAGCGCCCGATGTCTTATGGGGCAGAAGACGAAGATCCTGACACTTCAAAACGGCTTGGGGAACGTGGATGTTTTAAGCTCATTGGTTGGTCAGGATCGGATTATTGCCGGAACGACTGCCCACGGAGCTACCCTTCTCGGCCCCGGGCGAATTCGACACGCCGGTCAAGGCGATACCATTATCGGTACCCTGAATGGAAGCAATCGAGATTCTCTGGACGAATTGGCCTCCTGCCTTGAACAGGCTGGCTTTGCTACTCAGCTATCCTCTAACATCCAAGGGGTCCTTTGGGACAAGTTGGTCGTCAATGTAGGCATCAACGCCCTCACGGCTTTGACTGGTCTGACCAACGGGGCTCTTTTGGAATATAAGGAAACAGAAGAGCTGCTCGAGAAGGCCGTTGCGGAGGCCTTAGACGTGGGAAAGGCCAAGGGGGTGCGTTTCATATCGTCCGACCCGGCAGAACACGTGAAAGAGGTGTGCAGGAAAACCTCAGCGAACCTGTCGTCCATGCTTCAGGACGTGGGTAACAGCAGGAAAACCGAGATCGACGTCATTAACGGAGCCATCGTTCGAGAGGGTGAGGGGCTGGGCGTCATCACGCCGGTGAACCGAGTTCTCTATAACCTCATCAAAGTCAAAGAGATGAGATATGGTTCTAATTGA
- a CDS encoding EamA family transporter, whose translation MSGEQNRFVRRGVVVMLLAGLAWGTTGTIQSQAPSGTVPLALGWARLAFGGGFLLLTLIVRGKARLECCLIPWAILPGLAMAGFHVFFFLTLARCGVAMGTMLGIGSSLIAAGLFGWIIGERPSGLWWGAVCLALAGLFFLVSLGEGMSLDFMGLALGFASGGFYAMIGVELKALARRGLSALERPAVALISGALCLLPATFFVDLSWLVTPRGLAVALGLGGLSAALPYGLFSVALAYITVGQAYTLGLMEPLTATCLGIFLLGERPPLPAYLGMVLILLSLALSGWDAGRRDAKDNSSMRQVRQA comes from the coding sequence ATGAGCGGAGAGCAGAATCGATTTGTCAGAAGAGGTGTTGTTGTGATGCTTCTGGCTGGTTTGGCCTGGGGAACAACTGGAACTATTCAGAGTCAGGCTCCGTCAGGAACAGTTCCCCTGGCCCTGGGGTGGGCCCGATTGGCCTTCGGTGGGGGATTTCTTCTCTTGACCCTCATCGTTCGTGGTAAGGCTCGCCTTGAATGCTGCCTTATTCCGTGGGCTATCCTTCCAGGTCTTGCCATGGCTGGATTTCACGTATTTTTCTTTCTCACCCTTGCTCGATGTGGTGTGGCGATGGGAACCATGCTGGGTATAGGATCCTCTTTGATTGCAGCCGGACTTTTTGGATGGATTATCGGGGAACGACCGTCAGGCCTTTGGTGGGGTGCCGTTTGTCTGGCTCTTGCAGGGCTCTTCTTTTTAGTCTCTCTAGGAGAGGGAATGAGTCTCGATTTTATGGGCCTTGCACTGGGTTTCGCCAGTGGAGGATTCTACGCTATGATAGGTGTTGAGTTAAAGGCTCTTGCCCGTCGAGGCCTTTCTGCGCTTGAGCGACCTGCTGTGGCCCTCATTTCTGGGGCGCTTTGTCTGCTTCCCGCAACGTTCTTCGTCGATCTCTCGTGGCTCGTAACCCCTAGAGGATTAGCGGTTGCCTTGGGCTTGGGTGGACTCTCAGCAGCTCTCCCTTACGGCCTGTTTTCCGTGGCTTTGGCCTACATCACTGTGGGACAGGCCTATACCCTGGGCCTTATGGAGCCGCTAACGGCAACCTGCTTAGGTATTTTTCTTCTGGGAGAGCGCCCTCCTCTCCCGGCTTACCTGGGTATGGTTTTGATACTTCTCTCCCTGGCGCTCTCTGGCTGGGATGCTGGGCGACGGGATGCGAAAGACAATTCCTCCATGAGACAAGTCCGACAAGCATGA
- a CDS encoding sodium/panthothenate symporter: MNTIQWATLLPIICYFGLIYLIGVYALKLVNRASLCKGASGSAYMEEYMTGGRNTGGFVLAMTLVATYLSAGSFTGGPGAAYTHGLAWVFLAMSQIPTGYYTLMALGKKFAIISRKTGANSISDFLRARYESNAVLIIVSMSIIFFLTAAMAAQLIGASRLLQGSTGLEYKTALIFFAVTMVVHTAIGGFRGVVFNDTLQGVVMTISTISLFIAIVVKGGGIPNIVQEMKAINPGMISPYGAKEGFMTVPWVSSFWVLVGFAVIGLPAIAQRAMSYKDSKSLHSGIVYGTITSLLLLMGMHLVGAFGMTQVSGIASGDLVVPTLISTLFHPVIAGLILAGPLAAVMSTVDSQLLVVVAAIINDLLVNYINPDLKGKFKTLRIITMGTCGIVGLIIVALAFNPPELMVWLNLFATAGQLSTFLWPTILGLYWKGANAPGAIASMVTGIGTYLYFNNFISRPLGLHPIVPSLLLSLLAFITVAKCTKKPSEKVIRLFWGL, from the coding sequence ATGAATACGATACAGTGGGCCACACTTCTGCCAATCATTTGCTATTTCGGGCTCATCTACCTCATCGGCGTCTACGCTCTCAAGCTCGTGAACAGGGCCAGCCTGTGCAAGGGAGCGAGCGGCTCAGCGTACATGGAAGAGTATATGACCGGGGGACGCAACACTGGAGGCTTCGTTCTTGCTATGACCCTCGTCGCCACTTACCTGAGCGCTGGGAGCTTCACAGGGGGCCCAGGAGCAGCCTATACCCACGGACTCGCCTGGGTTTTCCTGGCCATGTCTCAAATCCCAACCGGGTACTACACCTTGATGGCCCTAGGCAAAAAGTTCGCTATTATCTCGCGAAAGACAGGGGCTAACTCCATCAGTGATTTCCTGCGTGCCCGCTACGAAAGTAACGCAGTCCTGATCATCGTATCTATGTCCATCATCTTCTTCCTCACCGCTGCCATGGCCGCCCAACTTATAGGCGCATCTCGACTGCTCCAAGGCTCTACAGGGCTCGAATACAAAACGGCACTCATCTTTTTTGCGGTGACAATGGTGGTCCATACGGCCATCGGTGGTTTTCGTGGCGTCGTTTTCAACGATACCCTCCAGGGAGTTGTGATGACTATATCCACAATAAGCCTCTTCATCGCTATCGTGGTGAAAGGGGGAGGCATCCCCAACATCGTGCAGGAAATGAAAGCCATTAACCCTGGCATGATCTCCCCTTATGGGGCGAAAGAAGGGTTCATGACAGTCCCATGGGTCTCAAGCTTCTGGGTTCTCGTCGGTTTTGCTGTCATAGGGCTACCTGCAATCGCACAGCGGGCAATGAGCTATAAGGACTCGAAGAGTCTCCACTCGGGGATCGTCTACGGAACCATAACATCCCTTTTGCTGTTGATGGGCATGCATCTCGTCGGTGCCTTCGGAATGACTCAGGTATCCGGTATTGCCTCCGGAGACCTGGTCGTCCCAACGCTTATAAGCACTCTATTCCATCCTGTGATTGCCGGGCTTATCCTCGCTGGTCCCTTGGCAGCAGTGATGTCCACAGTGGATTCGCAACTTTTGGTGGTTGTCGCTGCCATCATCAACGACTTGTTGGTGAACTATATTAATCCAGATCTGAAGGGTAAGTTTAAAACGCTTCGCATCATTACCATGGGCACCTGTGGCATCGTCGGGTTGATCATCGTAGCTTTGGCTTTTAACCCACCTGAGCTCATGGTATGGTTGAACCTCTTCGCTACGGCAGGACAGCTTTCGACCTTCCTCTGGCCCACCATTCTCGGGCTCTACTGGAAGGGGGCTAACGCGCCGGGAGCGATAGCCAGTATGGTGACCGGTATCGGAACCTACCTGTACTTCAACAATTTTATCTCGAGGCCTCTCGGACTCCATCCTATCGTGCCATCACTCTTGCTTTCCCTATTGGCCTTCATCACCGTTGCTAAATGCACTAAAAAACCCTCAGAGAAGGTCATCCGCCTCTTCTGGGGATTGTAA
- a CDS encoding sodium:pantothenate symporter yields the protein MTEERQPQVLKKNEYGFIEDPRYKICEREALYGVILGIVNLVIWIVGGYGLGGGPVENYSYILGFPAWFFISCIANSVFAIVMTIYIVKKKMREMPLDPMTEGEAEAFIRDGGERV from the coding sequence ATGACAGAAGAGAGACAACCCCAAGTTCTTAAGAAAAACGAGTACGGGTTTATCGAAGATCCCCGCTATAAAATATGTGAAAGAGAGGCCCTGTATGGGGTCATCCTCGGCATAGTTAACCTCGTGATATGGATCGTGGGGGGATATGGCCTCGGGGGCGGGCCTGTGGAGAACTACTCCTACATCCTGGGTTTTCCAGCATGGTTCTTCATCAGCTGCATCGCTAACTCTGTATTTGCTATCGTGATGACGATATATATCGTCAAAAAGAAAATGCGGGAGATGCCCCTCGATCCCATGACAGAGGGAGAGGCAGAAGCTTTCATACGAGACGGAGGGGAACGGGTATGA
- the panB gene encoding 3-methyl-2-oxobutanoate hydroxymethyltransferase: MKKKMSILDFKRYKEEGRKFAYVTAYDYTTASIVNDSEVEVILVGDSLGMIMLGYKDTVSVTMEDMIHHIRPVVKGAPDTFIVGDMPFGAYNESIQQGIHNATRMIKETGCDCVKLEGGAKYADLVEAIVNGGIPVMGHIGLTPQNATQLGGFKVQGGTPESARQLIKDAQELEQAGAFSIVLECVPKTVGKAISEAVSVPILGIGAGPFVDCQVLVTQDLLGMYGDFKPKFVKLFANVREVMVNGLNQFHKEALSGEFPTDEYSFNKEVELDKLY; this comes from the coding sequence ATGAAGAAGAAAATGTCGATCCTTGATTTTAAGAGGTACAAAGAGGAGGGCAGAAAGTTCGCCTACGTAACAGCCTACGACTACACCACGGCATCAATAGTTAACGATAGTGAGGTAGAAGTCATCCTCGTAGGGGACTCCCTCGGTATGATCATGCTCGGATACAAAGATACCGTATCTGTGACCATGGAAGACATGATCCACCATATCCGTCCTGTAGTAAAAGGCGCACCGGATACGTTCATCGTCGGAGATATGCCCTTTGGGGCCTATAACGAGAGCATCCAGCAGGGGATACACAATGCTACGAGAATGATCAAAGAAACTGGATGCGACTGCGTTAAGCTGGAGGGGGGAGCCAAATACGCTGACTTGGTAGAGGCCATCGTGAATGGCGGGATCCCGGTTATGGGGCACATTGGCCTCACACCCCAGAATGCCACGCAGCTCGGCGGTTTCAAGGTCCAAGGAGGAACGCCAGAGAGCGCTCGCCAGCTTATCAAAGATGCACAAGAACTTGAGCAGGCAGGAGCCTTTTCCATAGTTTTGGAGTGCGTTCCAAAAACAGTGGGCAAAGCCATTAGCGAAGCCGTGAGCGTCCCCATTCTTGGCATCGGAGCCGGTCCCTTCGTAGACTGCCAGGTACTAGTAACCCAAGATCTTTTGGGCATGTACGGCGACTTCAAACCGAAATTTGTGAAACTCTTCGCCAATGTTCGTGAGGTCATGGTAAATGGGCTGAACCAGTTCCACAAAGAGGCATTAAGTGGAGAATTTCCGACTGACGAATATTCCTTCAACAAAGAGGTAGAGCTCGACAAGCTTTATTAG
- a CDS encoding histidine ammonia-lyase yields the protein MHDFSTLHWRKAPKIENVLLGPPINIEDVVAVARYQAKVSFSEPYIERVERFRRHIDRFSEEEKPIYGITTGLGENWNRYISPEDRKIVQRNHVLSHACSVGEPLKEECVRAMMFVMLQHFGTGHAGMSLPTLKMLADMLNAGVTPIVPSHGSVGYICHEGHIGAAMIGEAYVTYQGEVMPADRALEAAGLKPITLRSKEGLTIVSGTTSVTALTCLGLYDSLIAAQTADIAAAMSLEVLKGTLKAMDPRIHDVRPHVHQGHTAKNIRTLLKNSKIAERYKDYRVQDALSLRCIPQLHGATKKILIDGLTTLITELNSSVDNPLVFESNEGAEAIMACNADGSYVGIAADCAAIAITGLAKISERRLERMVNHHVSELPAFLNSNPGLNNGLMIPQYAAAGLLGEMKLMSHPATIDNGFTCANQEDYTSMGGNAAMKLYRSTPLFQYILAIEILNACQAQDFYEELSPSPATQSVYDRVRREVPMIHQDQFMQPLIEAIATMVREGKILKAAETVTGQLEF from the coding sequence ATGCATGATTTCAGCACTCTCCATTGGAGAAAGGCTCCGAAAATCGAAAACGTTCTTCTAGGACCTCCAATCAACATAGAGGATGTCGTCGCTGTCGCCCGCTATCAGGCAAAGGTGTCATTTAGCGAGCCTTATATCGAGAGGGTCGAACGGTTCAGACGCCATATCGATAGATTTTCAGAAGAAGAAAAACCGATCTACGGTATCACAACCGGACTTGGAGAAAATTGGAATCGTTACATATCTCCGGAAGATCGCAAAATTGTCCAAAGGAATCACGTTCTCTCCCACGCCTGCTCGGTAGGGGAACCCCTTAAGGAAGAGTGTGTCCGAGCAATGATGTTCGTCATGCTTCAACATTTTGGTACAGGTCATGCAGGAATGAGCCTACCGACGCTCAAGATGCTGGCTGATATGCTCAATGCTGGAGTAACTCCCATCGTTCCAAGCCACGGTAGTGTGGGCTATATCTGTCACGAAGGGCACATTGGGGCTGCCATGATCGGTGAGGCCTATGTAACATACCAAGGGGAAGTCATGCCTGCCGATCGTGCTTTAGAGGCCGCTGGACTTAAACCGATAACACTTAGGAGCAAGGAAGGGCTAACCATTGTTTCGGGGACTACATCTGTAACCGCCCTTACATGTCTCGGCCTCTATGATTCTCTCATAGCGGCCCAAACAGCGGATATTGCAGCAGCAATGTCCCTGGAAGTCTTAAAAGGCACTCTAAAAGCTATGGATCCTCGAATCCACGATGTCCGTCCTCATGTCCATCAAGGTCACACAGCAAAGAATATCAGAACCTTGCTCAAAAACAGCAAAATCGCAGAAAGGTACAAAGACTACAGAGTCCAAGACGCACTTTCGCTGCGTTGCATCCCACAACTTCACGGAGCAACAAAAAAGATTTTAATCGACGGACTCACAACCTTGATCACTGAATTGAACTCATCTGTCGATAACCCTCTTGTTTTTGAAAGCAACGAGGGAGCCGAAGCAATTATGGCCTGTAATGCAGATGGCTCCTATGTCGGGATCGCTGCAGACTGCGCAGCTATCGCTATAACAGGCCTAGCGAAAATTTCAGAACGACGTCTTGAGCGGATGGTTAACCACCACGTCAGCGAACTGCCTGCCTTTTTGAACAGCAACCCAGGGCTTAACAACGGCCTCATGATCCCCCAATATGCTGCAGCCGGACTTTTGGGAGAGATGAAACTAATGAGTCACCCTGCTACAATAGATAATGGATTCACCTGCGCTAATCAAGAAGATTACACCAGCATGGGAGGGAATGCTGCTATGAAATTATATCGTTCTACTCCGCTATTTCAGTATATTCTCGCCATTGAAATTCTAAACGCCTGTCAGGCTCAAGACTTCTACGAGGAACTCTCTCCCTCTCCTGCGACACAATCCGTTTATGACCGAGTTCGACGGGAAGTACCTATGATTCATCAAGATCAATTTATGCAACCCCTCATCGAAGCTATCGCCACAATGGTACGAGAGGGTAAGATTCTTAAAGCAGCCGAAACGGTTACTGGTCAACTGGAGTTCTAA